A portion of the Pseudarthrobacter sp. L1SW genome contains these proteins:
- a CDS encoding low molecular weight protein-tyrosine-phosphatase — MLIIMNSPSSPYRVIAVCTGNICRSPMAELMLAAALEDAGLGGLVTVDSAGTTGYEAGRPIDPRAARRLAATQLTSDRHIARQWQAEWFQERDLILALDIDHYAWLSESAPDQEARDKIRMLRSFDPQLAEKDLLDQGIEDPWYGGHADFDTVWHQVHAALPGLVDYIKVAAARNAQLQSQA; from the coding sequence ATGCTTATCATCATGAACTCACCGTCGAGCCCATACCGTGTCATCGCCGTCTGCACCGGGAACATCTGCCGGTCCCCCATGGCGGAGTTGATGCTCGCCGCAGCACTGGAAGACGCTGGGCTGGGCGGCTTGGTCACGGTGGATTCCGCGGGAACAACCGGATACGAAGCCGGGCGGCCCATAGACCCCCGGGCGGCACGGCGGCTGGCAGCGACGCAACTGACCTCCGACCGGCACATTGCCCGCCAGTGGCAGGCGGAATGGTTCCAGGAGCGGGACCTGATCCTGGCGCTGGACATCGACCACTACGCCTGGCTGAGCGAGTCCGCCCCGGACCAGGAGGCCCGGGACAAGATCCGGATGCTGCGCAGCTTCGACCCGCAACTGGCGGAAAAGGACCTCCTTGACCAGGGAATCGAGGACCCCTGGTACGGCGGGCATGCAGATTTCGACACCGTCTGGCATCAGGTCCACGCAGCCCTGCCCGGACTGGTGGATTACATCAAAGTGGCGGCCGCCCGGAATGCCCAGCTCCAGAGCCAGGCCTAG
- a CDS encoding pyridoxamine 5'-phosphate oxidase family protein, with protein MDSQTQPNDNLTFDECWELLENDAVGRLALVVDGHPEIFPINYVVHRRSIAFRTAGVTKLWSALSERPAALEIDGYDPHTEEAWSVVLRGDTTVIEDQADKDAVDSLGLEPWQPGEKANYIRLSARALTGRRFKVNRPDIWATRQQDRRRASFE; from the coding sequence ATGGACTCGCAGACGCAGCCGAATGACAACCTGACCTTTGACGAATGCTGGGAACTCCTGGAAAACGATGCTGTAGGGCGCCTTGCGCTGGTGGTTGACGGCCACCCCGAGATCTTTCCGATCAACTACGTGGTGCACCGCCGCAGCATAGCGTTCCGCACAGCGGGCGTTACCAAGCTGTGGAGTGCCCTGTCCGAGCGGCCTGCAGCGCTGGAGATCGACGGCTACGACCCCCACACGGAAGAGGCTTGGAGCGTGGTGCTCCGCGGCGATACCACCGTCATCGAGGACCAGGCGGACAAGGACGCCGTGGACAGCCTGGGCCTGGAGCCGTGGCAGCCGGGAGAAAAGGCAAACTACATCCGCCTCTCGGCCCGCGCCCTCACCGGCCGCCGTTTCAAGGTCAACCGGCCGGACATCTGGGCAACCCGGCAACAGGACAGGCGGCGGGCTTCGTTCGAATAA
- a CDS encoding TetR/AcrR family transcriptional regulator C-terminal domain-containing protein, with protein MASPKTRATTGPAQKPRLSRELVLTKALEVVDAEGLDALTMRRLGQELDRDPMSLYRYAENRAALLDGVSELVLNELSIHPEDPDWKAQLRQIAHSLRKLALKHPNVVPLLVTRPLSTPLGLRPLGTLRPLEQILALLIGAGFDPAGALHVYRAYYGFLYGHILNELQEFVVDPEENEVLLRLGLHRLPAKEFPRLRALAPALAEYDGSTELDQGLSILLSGLETQLSVQVAEPAG; from the coding sequence ATGGCCTCCCCGAAGACGCGTGCGACCACCGGGCCAGCCCAAAAACCCCGCCTCAGCAGGGAGCTTGTGCTCACTAAGGCGCTGGAGGTTGTGGACGCGGAAGGCCTGGACGCACTGACCATGCGCCGCCTGGGCCAGGAGCTGGACCGGGACCCGATGAGCCTTTACCGCTACGCGGAGAACCGGGCCGCGCTGCTGGACGGCGTCTCCGAGCTGGTGCTCAATGAACTGTCCATCCACCCGGAAGATCCGGACTGGAAGGCCCAGCTGCGCCAGATTGCCCATAGCCTGCGGAAGCTGGCGCTCAAGCATCCCAATGTCGTGCCGCTGCTGGTGACCAGGCCGCTTTCGACGCCCCTGGGACTGCGTCCGCTGGGCACCCTGCGTCCCCTGGAACAGATACTCGCCCTGCTCATTGGGGCAGGCTTCGACCCCGCCGGTGCCCTCCATGTCTACCGTGCTTACTACGGCTTCCTTTATGGCCACATCCTGAACGAACTGCAGGAATTCGTGGTGGATCCGGAGGAGAACGAAGTGCTGCTGCGGCTGGGGCTGCACCGGCTGCCTGCCAAGGAGTTTCCCAGGCTGCGTGCGCTTGCCCCTGCGCTCGCGGAATACGACGGTTCCACGGAACTCGACCAGGGGCTGAGCATCCTGCTGTCCGGCCTTGAAACGCAGCTGTCCGTGCAGGTCGCCGAACCAGCCGGCTAG
- the ykgO gene encoding type B 50S ribosomal protein L36 yields MKVRNSLRALKKIPGAQIVRRRGRTFVINKKNPRMKARQG; encoded by the coding sequence ATGAAGGTACGGAACTCACTCCGCGCACTGAAGAAGATCCCCGGCGCGCAGATTGTCCGGCGGCGCGGGAGGACGTTCGTCATCAACAAGAAGAACCCCCGAATGAAAGCCCGGCAGGGATGA
- a CDS encoding methyltransferase domain-containing protein: protein MSAQQPEDDVYTHGHHESVVRAHAARTAENSAAFVLPHLTPGCSVLDVGCGPGTITCDFAVLVAPGKVTGLDRSPDIIAQARALAMEREVPNVEFVAGNIYDLDFEDGTFDVVHAHQVLQHLTDPVEALREMRRVAKPGGIVAVRDADFHGMSWYPAIPELDEWMELYQRIARRNGAEPDAGRRLVSWAQAAGFTDVAPTSSNWLYATGQQRRWQARVWSERVLHSAFAEQALEYGFANPADLARISAGWHRWGSTDDGWFLIPNGEVVARA from the coding sequence ATGAGTGCGCAGCAGCCTGAAGACGACGTTTACACGCACGGCCATCACGAATCAGTGGTCCGCGCCCATGCCGCCAGGACAGCCGAGAATTCGGCTGCGTTCGTCCTGCCGCACCTCACGCCAGGCTGCAGCGTGCTCGACGTCGGCTGCGGCCCGGGCACCATCACGTGCGACTTTGCCGTCCTGGTGGCTCCGGGAAAAGTCACCGGCCTGGACCGGTCACCGGACATCATCGCCCAGGCCAGGGCCCTCGCCATGGAGCGCGAGGTTCCGAACGTCGAATTCGTGGCCGGCAACATCTACGACCTGGACTTCGAGGACGGGACGTTCGATGTCGTCCACGCGCACCAGGTGCTTCAGCACCTCACCGACCCTGTGGAGGCGCTGCGTGAGATGCGGCGCGTGGCCAAGCCCGGCGGCATCGTTGCCGTACGCGACGCCGACTTCCACGGCATGAGCTGGTACCCCGCCATCCCGGAGCTCGACGAATGGATGGAGCTGTACCAGCGCATCGCCCGCAGGAACGGGGCAGAGCCCGACGCCGGGCGGCGGCTGGTCAGCTGGGCCCAGGCGGCAGGCTTCACCGACGTTGCTCCCACCAGCAGCAACTGGCTTTATGCCACCGGCCAGCAGCGCCGGTGGCAGGCCCGGGTCTGGAGCGAACGCGTGCTGCACTCTGCCTTCGCGGAGCAGGCACTGGAATACGGCTTCGCCAACCCGGCGGACCTGGCGAGGATTTCCGCAGGCTGGCATCGGTGGGGATCCACCGACGACGGCTGGTTCCTGATCCCCAACGGCGAGGTCGTCGCGCGGGCGTAG
- a CDS encoding Rid family hydrolase: MMPASVPASTPADPRKKPMIRRRVSLIAAGMAGISLTATAAFAAPAVFQDLAAPKPGTTVSNLPAGQENPMIASGVAIGANTAIYKTSGLGPSALNTAAPAGTEQRYVDTAVFPGGVLPPGVTITEAQGINALRRIGENLAQAGLDYDDVITMRVFLQNPSGTEKADFDGWNRAYRQYFANTNLADGTAEKVPLGSAAPAEPFVVNSARPSRFALEIENLPVNGWLVEVEVDAAYPASGGR, from the coding sequence ATGATGCCCGCTTCCGTCCCTGCCAGCACCCCAGCCGACCCGCGAAAGAAGCCCATGATCCGTCGTCGTGTTTCCCTGATCGCCGCCGGAATGGCCGGCATCAGCCTCACCGCCACCGCCGCTTTCGCTGCGCCGGCGGTCTTCCAGGACCTTGCTGCTCCAAAGCCCGGGACGACAGTGTCAAACCTTCCCGCCGGCCAGGAAAACCCCATGATCGCCAGCGGGGTGGCCATTGGCGCGAACACCGCCATCTACAAAACCAGCGGACTGGGGCCCTCGGCGCTCAATACCGCCGCACCTGCCGGCACTGAGCAGCGGTATGTGGACACGGCAGTGTTCCCGGGCGGCGTCCTCCCGCCCGGCGTCACCATCACGGAGGCACAAGGCATCAACGCCCTCCGCAGGATTGGCGAGAACCTTGCCCAGGCAGGATTGGATTACGACGACGTCATCACCATGCGCGTCTTCCTCCAGAACCCGTCGGGTACTGAAAAGGCCGACTTCGACGGGTGGAACCGGGCGTACCGGCAGTACTTTGCGAATACCAACCTCGCGGACGGGACGGCCGAGAAGGTACCGCTGGGCTCCGCCGCGCCGGCCGAGCCGTTTGTCGTTAACTCCGCCAGGCCTTCGCGCTTCGCCCTTGAAATCGAGAACCTGCCGGTCAACGGCTGGCTGGTGGAAGTAGAGGTGGACGCGGCCTATCCCGCCTCCGGCGGCAGGTAG
- a CDS encoding aminodeoxychorismate lyase codes for MTSPASVVLVFLDPAFPDGRLADASKPQLLVTDQGATRGDGIFETMLAVGGNVRKIQAHLDRLAGSANALDLVIPLEDEWRRAIATALEEHRSQHPPASASASEDELVVKLVVTRGAEGAAAPTAWVQVSPTGALARHQRETGIDVILLDRGYDSDAAERAPWLLLGAKTLSYAVNMAALRHAHKQGADDVIFISSDGRVLEGPTSTVLLAHAGTSDDGTPVKRLITPQLDSGILPGTSQGALFSAAKAAGWELGYGPLEPQDLLDADAVWLISSVRLLAPVNRIDGKEIGTPSVQKELTAELNELFAGIR; via the coding sequence ATGACCTCTCCAGCTTCCGTGGTTCTCGTTTTCCTCGATCCCGCTTTCCCGGACGGCCGGCTCGCCGATGCCTCCAAGCCCCAGCTCCTGGTGACGGACCAGGGCGCCACCCGGGGTGACGGAATCTTTGAAACCATGCTGGCTGTCGGGGGCAATGTGCGGAAGATCCAGGCCCACCTGGACCGCCTTGCGGGCTCCGCGAACGCCCTTGACCTGGTGATCCCCCTGGAGGATGAGTGGCGCAGGGCCATTGCGACTGCGCTGGAAGAGCACCGGTCCCAGCATCCGCCCGCCTCCGCCTCCGCCTCCGAGGACGAGCTCGTGGTCAAACTGGTGGTCACCCGCGGCGCGGAGGGAGCAGCCGCGCCCACCGCCTGGGTCCAGGTGTCCCCCACAGGGGCGTTGGCCCGCCACCAGCGCGAGACGGGAATCGACGTCATCCTCCTTGACCGGGGCTACGACAGCGACGCCGCCGAGCGGGCCCCCTGGCTGCTGCTCGGTGCGAAGACGCTGTCCTACGCGGTCAACATGGCCGCTTTGCGCCATGCCCACAAGCAGGGCGCGGACGACGTCATCTTCATCTCCTCCGACGGGAGGGTGCTGGAGGGTCCCACCTCCACAGTGCTGCTGGCACACGCAGGAACGTCCGACGACGGCACTCCCGTCAAGCGCCTCATCACGCCCCAGCTGGACAGCGGCATCCTGCCGGGCACTTCGCAGGGCGCGCTGTTCAGCGCGGCGAAGGCTGCGGGCTGGGAACTGGGCTACGGTCCGCTGGAGCCGCAGGACCTGCTGGATGCAGACGCGGTGTGGCTGATCTCCAGCGTCCGCTTGCTGGCCCCGGTCAACCGGATCGATGGCAAGGAAATCGGCACGCCGTCCGTCCAGAAAGAGCTGACCGCCGAACTGAACGAGCTGTTCGCGGGCATCCGATAG
- the pabB gene encoding aminodeoxychorismate synthase component I yields the protein MSPAPVIIAIDGRSGAGKTTLAVELAARLRAHHRVSLFHLEDIYPGWNGLMVGIDRYVATVLEPLARGDAATWTSWDWEKHYDGDSRVTLPAEIVIVEGVGAAAAPARPFLSAVIWADSPEEIRRTRALDRDGGSYEPYWDQWAAQEEEWLRTDDVPQHADIRVLNRADGAAPADVLQLLPYLPALSPALSPELSARRGPSLRVERLEGSPEPAALFSSLYGTSANAVWLDSSNAGSAWQSPEDRAGDQPGNHAASEAAGRSRFSIMADDAGTHGQSMTHRSGQSELRAGCGTATVEGPFFRWLDSVWGDAAVGTPDGYPGEFTLGWLGCLGYELKRETGGSDQSAPTPDASLIFAGRAVVLDHAEGTTWLLALDAPEAGEWLEDARAAVESACGPAAQLAPAAQAGGSNGVVLPHPPAFRSRDTGNQYREKIAAAQHEIAEGNTYEVCLTTTLSAEVPAAGLDPWPTYLALRGKNPAPFASYLKFGGLTVASTSPERFLKIASDGGMRAEPIKGTRRRAADPQEDAQLRRDLAESLKDRAENIMIVDLLRNDLSHFAAPGSVTVSRLCAIESYATVHQMVSTIDARLQRGSSRAEAVAACFPAGSMTGAPKISTMAILDRLEGGGRGLYSGAIGYFSLNGATDLAVAIRTLVIDAAGDGTAELTLGVGGAITADSDPDDEYEEIRTKAFGVLSTLRARFPNT from the coding sequence ATGAGCCCAGCCCCCGTCATCATTGCCATCGACGGGCGCTCGGGCGCAGGGAAGACTACCCTCGCCGTTGAACTGGCGGCGCGGCTGCGCGCCCACCACAGGGTTTCGCTGTTCCACCTCGAGGACATCTACCCCGGCTGGAACGGCCTGATGGTGGGCATCGACCGCTACGTCGCCACGGTCCTGGAACCCCTGGCCCGTGGCGACGCCGCCACCTGGACCAGCTGGGACTGGGAGAAACATTACGACGGCGACTCGCGGGTAACGCTGCCGGCCGAGATTGTCATCGTGGAGGGAGTGGGAGCCGCCGCGGCCCCGGCCCGGCCCTTCCTCAGCGCCGTCATCTGGGCGGACTCCCCGGAGGAGATCCGCCGCACCCGTGCGCTGGACCGCGACGGCGGCAGCTATGAACCCTACTGGGACCAGTGGGCCGCGCAGGAGGAGGAATGGCTGCGCACGGACGACGTCCCGCAGCACGCCGACATCCGCGTGCTCAACCGCGCCGACGGAGCCGCCCCCGCGGACGTCCTGCAGCTCCTGCCGTATCTCCCCGCCCTCTCCCCGGCGCTGTCCCCCGAGCTCTCGGCCCGCCGCGGCCCCAGCCTCCGCGTTGAACGGCTGGAAGGCAGCCCGGAGCCGGCAGCGCTGTTCAGTTCCCTCTACGGCACCTCCGCCAACGCTGTATGGCTGGACTCATCGAACGCGGGTTCCGCGTGGCAGTCCCCGGAGGACCGGGCCGGCGACCAGCCCGGCAACCATGCCGCCTCCGAGGCAGCAGGGCGGAGCCGCTTCAGCATCATGGCGGACGACGCCGGCACGCATGGCCAGTCCATGACCCACCGTTCAGGACAAAGCGAGCTCAGGGCAGGCTGCGGAACCGCCACAGTGGAGGGCCCGTTCTTCCGCTGGCTGGACAGCGTCTGGGGCGACGCCGCAGTCGGCACCCCTGACGGCTACCCCGGCGAGTTCACCCTTGGCTGGCTGGGATGCCTGGGCTATGAGCTCAAACGGGAAACCGGCGGATCCGACCAGTCCGCACCCACCCCTGACGCTTCGCTCATCTTCGCCGGGCGGGCGGTTGTTCTGGACCATGCCGAAGGAACCACCTGGCTCCTGGCACTCGACGCCCCGGAGGCCGGGGAGTGGCTGGAGGACGCGCGGGCCGCCGTCGAATCAGCCTGCGGCCCCGCCGCGCAGCTGGCCCCGGCCGCCCAGGCCGGCGGCAGCAACGGCGTCGTACTTCCGCACCCGCCAGCCTTCCGAAGCCGCGATACCGGCAACCAGTACCGGGAGAAAATCGCTGCCGCCCAGCACGAAATCGCCGAGGGAAACACCTACGAAGTGTGCCTGACCACCACTCTTTCAGCCGAGGTTCCGGCAGCCGGACTGGACCCGTGGCCCACATACCTGGCACTGCGCGGCAAGAATCCTGCCCCGTTCGCCAGTTACCTGAAGTTTGGCGGACTCACGGTGGCCAGCACCTCGCCGGAGCGCTTCCTGAAGATAGCGTCCGACGGCGGCATGCGCGCCGAGCCCATCAAGGGCACCCGCCGCCGGGCTGCTGACCCCCAGGAGGACGCGCAGCTGCGCCGGGACCTCGCGGAATCCCTGAAGGACCGCGCCGAAAACATCATGATCGTGGACCTGCTGCGGAACGACCTCAGCCATTTCGCGGCACCCGGTTCCGTCACTGTCAGCAGGCTCTGCGCAATCGAGAGCTACGCCACCGTGCACCAGATGGTCAGCACCATCGATGCCCGGTTGCAGCGCGGGTCGTCGCGGGCCGAAGCCGTGGCCGCGTGCTTCCCGGCGGGATCAATGACCGGCGCGCCCAAGATCAGCACCATGGCCATCCTGGACCGGCTCGAAGGTGGCGGGCGGGGGCTTTACTCCGGCGCCATCGGCTACTTCTCGCTGAATGGCGCCACGGACCTCGCCGTCGCCATCCGGACCCTGGTGATCGACGCCGCCGGCGACGGAACCGCGGAACTGACGCTCGGCGTCGGGGGCGCCATCACAGCGGATTCGGACCCGGACGACGAGTACGAGGAAATCCGCACCAAGGCCTTCGGGGTCCTCTCCACCCTGCGCGCCCGGTTCCCCAACACCTAA
- a CDS encoding LysE family transporter, translated as MQFSLWLALAGAGVLISFTPGAGAINTMSNSLNAGFRRSMWGILGQQAALVIHVVIVALGVGVLVASSPVAFNVIRYSGAAYLVYLGIRQFLSKPDLEQEKIAGLRNEPAWSIFRRGFWVNLLNPKAIIFFLAFMPQFIRPEQPLLGQYAVLTATIVAIDILVMWFFFAAAARSFERFTHSARGQLVLNRSFGALFVAVGILLAFLH; from the coding sequence GTGCAATTCTCCCTTTGGCTCGCCCTGGCGGGCGCCGGCGTGCTGATCAGCTTCACCCCCGGCGCCGGAGCCATCAACACCATGAGCAACTCACTGAATGCCGGGTTCCGGCGTTCCATGTGGGGAATCCTCGGCCAGCAGGCAGCACTGGTGATCCACGTGGTCATCGTTGCCCTCGGCGTGGGGGTGCTCGTCGCCAGCTCGCCCGTTGCCTTCAACGTGATCCGCTACTCCGGCGCCGCCTACCTGGTCTATCTGGGCATCCGTCAGTTCCTCAGCAAGCCGGACCTTGAGCAGGAGAAGATCGCCGGCCTTCGGAACGAGCCCGCCTGGTCCATCTTCCGGCGCGGGTTCTGGGTGAATCTCCTCAACCCGAAGGCCATCATCTTCTTCCTCGCCTTCATGCCCCAGTTCATCCGGCCCGAGCAGCCCCTCCTGGGGCAGTACGCAGTACTGACGGCGACCATCGTCGCCATTGACATCCTGGTGATGTGGTTCTTCTTCGCTGCCGCGGCCAGGTCCTTTGAGCGGTTCACCCACAGCGCCCGCGGCCAACTTGTCCTCAACCGGTCCTTCGGGGCGCTGTTTGTGGCAGTAGGCATCCTGCTGGCGTTCCTCCACTAA
- a CDS encoding GTP-binding protein, translated as MNLTVISSLDALCRQQACEDLAAAHPGSLVVLHDLMEDGLVVRRIFSGQILLEREETMLEHGCLSCAVRLDLVPSIDRLLENAKGTIIIGLPPAVPASAAVSALRRGLTRAATVDTVVLACSPDALEDHIWDSHTLFESGFTPAPEDERTPGEFLVGELAFADTVLLTEPDIVPPDPLGRERGLHLVRELAPHAEVAPDAAAVRPGQHRYADAVARTAPGNAHAPGSHARSSASPFATVFHRIERPLHPGRFRDALATLAAGCCVLRGQLWIASAPACRIAVQGIGPRVWLENLGAWPENNVPPKAGKQSANHDASAASVIAATGEDLDAAEFEQLLLSCQLTDEELVAGGEGLPLTQQTQPTRSTA; from the coding sequence ATGAACCTCACCGTCATCAGTTCCCTCGATGCACTTTGTCGGCAGCAGGCGTGCGAAGACCTTGCGGCGGCCCATCCCGGCAGCCTGGTTGTCCTCCACGACCTCATGGAGGACGGACTCGTGGTCCGGCGGATATTCAGCGGCCAGATCCTCCTGGAACGCGAGGAGACAATGCTGGAACACGGCTGCCTGAGCTGCGCCGTCCGGCTGGACCTCGTCCCCAGCATCGACAGGTTGCTCGAAAACGCCAAGGGCACCATCATCATCGGCCTGCCTCCCGCCGTCCCCGCATCAGCCGCGGTTTCCGCACTGCGGCGAGGCCTCACCCGCGCGGCCACCGTGGATACCGTGGTCCTCGCGTGTTCGCCGGATGCCCTGGAGGACCACATCTGGGATTCCCACACCTTGTTTGAATCGGGCTTCACGCCCGCGCCGGAAGACGAGCGGACGCCAGGCGAGTTCCTGGTGGGCGAACTCGCCTTCGCGGACACCGTGTTGCTCACCGAACCGGACATCGTGCCGCCGGATCCGCTGGGCCGCGAGCGCGGGCTGCACCTGGTCCGTGAACTCGCTCCGCATGCTGAGGTAGCCCCCGACGCGGCAGCCGTCCGCCCTGGGCAGCACCGTTATGCAGACGCGGTGGCCAGGACAGCACCCGGAAACGCCCACGCGCCCGGCTCCCACGCCCGCAGTTCGGCGTCGCCGTTTGCCACAGTGTTCCACCGGATCGAGCGGCCGCTGCACCCCGGACGGTTCCGGGACGCACTGGCAACACTGGCGGCAGGATGCTGCGTCCTGCGCGGCCAGCTGTGGATAGCCTCAGCGCCGGCCTGCCGGATAGCAGTCCAGGGCATCGGCCCCCGCGTGTGGCTGGAGAACCTCGGTGCCTGGCCGGAAAACAACGTCCCGCCCAAGGCCGGAAAGCAGTCCGCCAACCATGATGCTTCCGCCGCCTCGGTCATCGCCGCGACAGGTGAGGACCTTGACGCTGCGGAATTCGAGCAACTGCTGCTGTCCTGCCAGCTCACCGACGAGGAACTGGTTGCCGGCGGAGAAGGGCTGCCACTCACACAACAGACTCAACCAACAAGGAGCACAGCATGA
- a CDS encoding MarR family winged helix-turn-helix transcriptional regulator: MAGNADPGPQGPPSGPPAGPHPLVLLLQEFTLEANRYVDTAGGQKDMHRTDLNALAVIMRHTAKGNVVTPGLLRKELHLSSPATTALIDRLDHSGHVIRERHGSDRRQVQLKMTPKAFQDGGTIFAPLARQMGTAMAAFTPEELETASRFMTAMVEATVAAREESSGGHPDTPAPPTQHPRPHPTR, from the coding sequence GTGGCAGGCAACGCTGACCCCGGCCCGCAGGGGCCTCCTTCCGGTCCGCCCGCAGGCCCTCACCCGCTGGTCCTGCTCCTGCAGGAGTTCACGCTGGAGGCCAACCGGTACGTGGATACTGCAGGCGGGCAAAAGGACATGCACCGCACGGACCTCAATGCCCTGGCTGTGATCATGCGCCACACGGCGAAGGGAAACGTGGTGACGCCCGGGCTCCTGCGCAAGGAACTGCACCTGAGCTCGCCCGCGACCACCGCCTTGATCGACAGGCTTGACCATTCCGGGCACGTGATACGCGAGCGGCATGGCTCGGACCGTCGGCAGGTCCAGCTGAAAATGACACCCAAGGCCTTCCAGGACGGCGGGACGATCTTCGCCCCGCTGGCGCGCCAGATGGGAACCGCCATGGCTGCGTTCACGCCGGAGGAGCTGGAAACCGCCAGCCGCTTCATGACCGCCATGGTGGAAGCGACGGTTGCTGCGCGGGAAGAGTCGTCCGGGGGCCACCCGGACACCCCCGCCCCGCCCACCCAACACCCCCGCCCCCACCCAACTAGGTAG
- the cls gene encoding cardiolipin synthase: protein MWVVVLLGVADLLIRVLAVGIIPGNRRPTTAMAWLLGIFFVPFVGILLFLLFGNFKLSSRRRAQQQQVNERVRAGISSLADVESDYPGPEWVKSAAELNRRLGSLPMVDGNSVDLIPGYPDSILQMTEAVRKAKKFVNAEFYIMSTDHITDDLLTALEEAAERGVQVRVLFDHIGTLRVQGYRKLLKRLRAGKIQWKRMLPLLPIHGQWRRPDLRNHRKIMVIDGEIAFTGSQNLIEPSYNNPRHRKAGREWVELMACLRGPIVTTLNVVFATDWLSETDESLEHQLQLPSNPHPGNVTAQVVPSGPGFITENNLRLFNTLIYSAQHRISICSPYFVPDDSLLYAITTAAQRGVDVELFVSEKGDQFLVHHAQRSYYEALLEAGVRIYLYKAPFVLHAKHFTIDDEVAVLGSSNMDMRSFSLNLEVSVMLLGEDIVTKMRAVEDTYRDISHELRLADWLQRPLAARYVDNVARLTATVQ from the coding sequence ATGTGGGTGGTGGTGCTGCTGGGCGTCGCCGATCTCCTGATCAGGGTGCTGGCTGTGGGAATCATCCCGGGAAACAGGCGCCCCACCACGGCGATGGCGTGGCTGCTGGGCATTTTCTTTGTTCCGTTCGTGGGTATCCTCCTGTTCCTGCTGTTCGGCAACTTCAAGCTGTCCAGCCGCCGCCGGGCCCAGCAGCAGCAGGTCAACGAGCGGGTGCGGGCCGGGATCTCCTCGCTTGCCGACGTCGAAAGCGACTACCCCGGACCTGAATGGGTGAAGTCCGCCGCGGAACTGAACCGCCGGCTGGGGTCCCTGCCCATGGTGGACGGCAACTCCGTGGACCTGATCCCCGGCTATCCGGACTCGATCCTGCAGATGACGGAGGCGGTGCGCAAGGCGAAAAAGTTCGTCAACGCCGAGTTCTACATCATGAGCACGGACCACATCACCGACGACCTCCTTACGGCGCTGGAGGAAGCAGCCGAGCGCGGCGTCCAGGTCCGGGTGCTGTTCGACCACATCGGCACCCTGCGGGTCCAGGGCTACCGGAAGCTGCTGAAGCGGCTCCGCGCAGGCAAGATCCAGTGGAAGCGGATGCTTCCGCTCCTGCCCATCCACGGCCAGTGGCGCCGGCCGGACCTGCGGAACCACCGCAAAATCATGGTGATCGACGGCGAAATCGCGTTCACCGGCTCGCAGAACCTGATCGAGCCCTCCTACAACAACCCCCGGCACCGCAAGGCGGGCCGGGAATGGGTGGAGCTCATGGCGTGCCTGCGCGGGCCCATCGTGACCACCCTGAACGTTGTCTTCGCCACCGACTGGCTCAGTGAAACCGATGAGTCCCTGGAACACCAGCTGCAGCTCCCGTCCAACCCGCACCCCGGCAACGTGACGGCACAGGTGGTTCCAAGCGGTCCGGGATTCATCACCGAGAACAACCTGAGGCTCTTCAACACGCTCATCTACTCCGCCCAGCACCGGATCTCGATCTGCAGCCCGTACTTTGTCCCGGATGATTCCCTGCTCTACGCCATCACCACCGCCGCCCAGCGCGGCGTGGACGTGGAGCTGTTCGTCTCCGAGAAGGGGGACCAGTTCCTGGTACACCACGCGCAGCGCTCCTACTATGAGGCGCTGCTCGAAGCCGGCGTCCGGATCTACCTGTACAAGGCGCCGTTCGTGCTCCACGCCAAGCACTTCACCATCGACGACGAAGTTGCGGTCCTGGGCTCCAGCAACATGGACATGCGCTCGTTCTCCCTGAACCTTGAGGTGTCCGTGATGCTGCTGGGCGAGGACATCGTTACCAAGATGCGTGCCGTGGAGGACACCTACCGGGACATCTCCCACGAGCTGCGGCTGGCGGACTGGCTGCAGCGGCCCCTGGCTGCACGCTACGTGGACAATGTGGCCCGGCTGACGGCCACTGTTCAGTAA